One Gemmatimonadota bacterium genomic window, ATGCCGGCACCGAGCACGGCGTCTATGCGTCCTTCGACGATGGGGCGAACTGGCAATCCCTGCAGCTCGACCTGCCCGACGTGCAGGTGCCGGACCTGGTGGTCGAGGAGAACGACCTCGTGATCGCAACGCACGGCCGCTCCTTCTACGTGCTGGACGACGTTGCGCCGCTGCGCCAGCTCTCGGCCCAGGTCGCGCGTGCGAAGGTGCACCTCTACGACCCCGTGGACCCGGTGCGTGGCGTGGACCAGGGCGTGGCCGTCTACTACTACCTGAAGGATTCGGCGCAGAAGGTGACGCTCGAGTTCCTGGACGCGCAGGGCGGCCTGATCCGCTCTTTCACCGGCACACCGGCGGACACAGTGCGGCGCGAGGGGGAGGAGGACGAGGACGCTCGCTTCCGGCCGCGCGACCCGAGCGTGCCCGTCAAAGCGGGCATGCACCGCTTTCTCTGGGATCTGCGCTACCCCGGGATCGTGGATTTTCCGGGCATGATCCTGTGGTCCGCGAGCACGCGCGGGCCGCGCGCCGCGCCCGGCAAGTATCAGGTCCGCCTGACCGTGGACGGCCAGCCGCCCCAGACGCAGTCCTTCGAGGTACTGAAGGACCCCCGCCTCTCGGACGTAGCCCTCTCCGAACTCGAGGAGCAGTTCCGCCTGGCCCTGCGCATCCGGGACAAGGGCACGGAAGCGAATCAGGCGGTGCTGCTGATCCGGGGCATCAAGGCGCAGGTGGACGAGCGCGTGAAGCAGGCCGAAGATGCCGAGCTGACGGGCGCAGGTGAGGGGCTGAAGACGCGGCTGGGCGCGGTCGAGGAGCAGATCTATCAGGTCCGCAACCAGAGCAACCAGGACCCGCTCAACTTCCCCATCCGCCTGAACAACAAGATTGCAGCACTGCTGGGCGTGGTGGAGAGC contains:
- a CDS encoding glycosyl hydrolase; the protein is AGTEHGVYASFDDGANWQSLQLDLPDVQVPDLVVEENDLVIATHGRSFYVLDDVAPLRQLSAQVARAKVHLYDPVDPVRGVDQGVAVYYYLKDSAQKVTLEFLDAQGGLIRSFTGTPADTVRREGEEDEDARFRPRDPSVPVKAGMHRFLWDLRYPGIVDFPGMILWSASTRGPRAAPGKYQVRLTVDGQPPQTQSFEVLKDPRLSDVALSELEEQFRLALRIRDKGTEANQAVLLIRGIKAQVDERVKQAEDAELTGAGEGLKTRLGAVEEQIYQVRNQSNQDPLNFPIRLNNKIAALLGVVESAEARPTDQAHAAFNDLSARLDTELARLNAVIEGDMARFNDLLRARGLPPVERKPLEPERRVAEE